The nucleotide sequence GACAGCCGATGTCTCGCTGTTTCTATGATGCGGCGGCAGGCGGATACGCAGCCATAGTCCGGCACGATAGGCCCCCAGCAGCACCACAAACATCAGTGCTACGGCCAGAAAATTCATAAGATCGTAATAATCCATCAGGCGAGTCCATTTCTGGTTCCCTCGCCATCCAGCAAAACAGCGAGCCAGGGGCACCCATAGTATAAACGGAGACGTCTGGCGATCATGCGGGAATAAGGAAGAGGGCAGGCTTTCTTAAGCATCTCCGTCAGGAGATGAAAACAAACAGGGCACCCCGTATAAATCTGGAGTGCCCTGATGATAGTTAGTCAGTTCCGTTCGAAATAATGTCAGTAGCCGTAACGACCGGGAGGGGGAGCAGGGCGCTGGTAATAGCCGGTCGGATAAGCGTTTTGCTGAGGCGTGGTAACGGCGCCGCCGACAGCCCCCAGTGCACCGCCCGCCAGCGCACCGATTGCAGCTCCTCTGCCGCCTCCGGCAATTGCCCCCAGTGCTGCGCCGCCTCCGGCACCAAGGGCCGCCCCACCCATGGCCCGTTGGCCGGGATCATAAGGATTGGTGCAGGCGCCAAGGCCGAGAATACTGGCAGCCAGGAATATGCGTCCTGCAATACGACTGTACATCCGAGTGTTTCCCTTTCTGTTCAGTTTTGTCCATTTTTGCCGCCGTATGAATGCAGCAGAATGACCGAGGTCTCAGCATTATTCAGTCAGTATTCTGATGGCGGAAATAAGACGGTTTCAAGGCACAATAGGACAGTTTCTTGACGAATATGGTCTGTTGCGTGTGTTGTGGTGGTGGCGGGGACTGCCCATGCCGATGGAATGGTGTCGAGTGAAAGAGAACGTATGATTGGCGCGTCGCAGACGGAGGTTCATGTGAACACCGATGATTTCGGCTCGGCGGGAGAACAGGCGCGAATCCTCGCTCATGCTCTGCCGTTTATGCGTCGCTACGCGGGTGCAACGGTTGTGGTGAAATATGGCGGCCACGCCATGGGTGATGAGCGTCTGGCCGAACAGTTCGGCGCTGATATCGCTCTGCTCAAGCAGGTGGGCATCAACCCCGTGGTTGTGCATGGCGGCGGTCCGCAGATCAATGACATGCTGAAACGTCTGGCGATCCAGTCCCGATTCGTAGACGGGTTGCGTGTCACCGATGCGGCAATGGTTGAGGTCGTTGAGATGGTACTGGCTGGTACCGTCAACAAGATGGTCGCTGGCCTGATCAATCGCGCCGGCGCCATGGCGGTCGGGATTTGCGGCAAGGATGGCGGCCTGATCCATGCGCGCAAATTACAGCGTACGACGATGGACCCTGACAGTCATATCGAGAAAGCGCTCGATCTCGGTTTTGTGGGAGAACCTGCTCATATTGATGTCCGCGTTATTCATGCCTTGACCGGGGCCGGGCTGATCCCGGTCATTGCGCCGGTTGGCATCGGGGAAGACGGGCAGACGTATAATATCAATGCCGATTCTGCCGCCGGTGCCATTGCTGGTGCGCTGGGGGCCAAGCGTCTTCTGATGCTGACAGATGTTCCCGGTGTTCTGGATACGGATAAAAAGCTGATTCCGGAAATGAGCGCGGATGATGTTAAGGCAGGCATTGCCGATGGCACGATTACGGGTGGCATGATCCCGAAAGTCGAATGCTGTATCGATGCGGTTGAAAAAGGCGTACGTGGTGCGGTGATTCTCGATGGTCGTCAGCCGCATGCCTGTCTGTTGGAAATGTTTACAGAAGGCGGAATTGGCACGTTGATTCGCGGCTGAGCCGGATAGCAGGGGAGGGGAGATGGCAGCATTTCCCCTCCCATTGTTCAGTCCCGATGGTCAGGTACCGCTCGGCCGACTGCCTGCCCAACCAGTACCAGAGCCGGTCCGCCTGCAGTCCAGTCCGGTGCGGTTGCCACCAAATGATCCAGAGTGCCGAACAGCGTGCGTTGTGCCTCTGTTCCCCCCCGTTCGATCAAGGCCGCGGGCGTGTCAGCCGGAAGTCCTGCGGCCAGCAACCCGTCTCTCAGGCGCGGCAGCGTCACAATCCCCATATAGACGGCCAAGGTTCCCCCCAACTGTACCGCACCATGAAAATCCATTTCCAGCGTGCCATCTCTGGTATGGCCGGTCATGAAGGTCACAGCGCGCGCCGCCTCTCTATGGGTGAGCGGGATGTTGGAGGCCGCCGCACAACCAAGGGCTGCGGTAATACCGGGAACGATCTCGAAGGGGATTCCGGCTTCAGCCAGAGCTTCGGCTTCTTCTCCGCCGCGACCGAAAATAAGCGGGTCGCCCCCCTTGAGCCGAACGACACGCTTACCTTCCTGTCCGAGACGGACCAGCAGGGCGTTGATGTCTTCCTGCCGCATGCAGTGATTGGCGCGGGCCTTGCCGACAAAAATACGGCTGGCATCACGACGGCCCATGTCGAGGATTTCATCCGTGACCAGCCGGTCATGCACGATCACATCTGCTTCACCCAGCAGGCGTTGCGCACGCAGCGTCAGCAGATCAGGTGCGCCCGGACCGGCACCCACCAGATAAACGATTCCCTTGCGAGAGATTGTGTCCGGTTGGCTAATGGCGGCCTCGAACAGTTTTCTGGCTCCGTCTTCCTGTCCGCTCAGGGCGAGATCGGCGGCGGGGCCGGTCAGCAGGGTTTCCAGTGCCCGGCGCCTGATCGCCATATCAGGAAAAGCCGTCCGTACCCTGTCCTTGAATTGCTCGGCCAAAGTAGCGAGTCTGGCATAGTTGGGCGAAACCAGTGCCTCAATCTTCGCCCGCAGCAACCGGGCCAGCACAGGTGCCGCGCCACCGGAGGAAATGGCAATGGTCAATGGGCTACGGTCAACGATAGCGGGTGTGATAAAGCTGCATAATTCCGGGCGATCTACTATATTGACCGGAATACCACGCTCGATTGCGGTTCTGGAAAGGGCTTGCAGATCCTCGTCAGGCGCCTCCGCTCCGATGGCAATAGCGCAGCCGTCGAGAAGACTGGGTTTGAATGTTGGCGCTATGTTCACCTCGGCACCGGCTCGGCGCAGGGCCTGTGCCTTACGGTCTGCGGATTCGCCCTGGCCAATAACCAGTGCTTTCCGCCCTATAATATCCATAAATGCCGGGTAGTGACGCATATCCGTAAAGCCTTCTTCAACGCCGCAGTAAGCCGCCTTGCTGCCGGACGATATCCATTTCGCCATCATTGCAAAGGTTTGAGACGGTGCCGGTCCAGTGAACAGTGTCCGGGAGACTTTGTCATAAAACAGAGGTGGAATTTCTCCTTACGAACATGAAAGAGAATTTATCTCATTTAAGAGCCATTCCTATGGCGGAATTGGCTACCGGGAGGCTAAGTGAAAGAGGATCGTTGGTCATTCTGTATCTGCTGACGGGTTTCTGGGCAAAGCGTTATACATTTAGAAGGTCTGCATAATTGCCTGTGCTCGTTACTGGAGTCGCTGGTTTCATTGGCTTTCACGTCGCGCGTGCCTTAATGCGTCAGGGCGAAACCGTTATCGGCATTGATAATCTGAACAGTTATTATGATGTTGGCCTCAAGCGAGCTCGGCTTGCTGTGTTGGAAAGAGAGGCGAGGTTCAGTTTCGTTAAGGTCGATCTGGCTGATCGTGTGGCGATGGCCGAGTTTACGCGAAGCTGTTACTCGGTGGACAGAATTGTGCATCTGGCGGCACAGGCCGGGGTGAGATACTCGCTTCTTGATCCCTACGCCTATGTCGCTTCGAATATCATGGGACATCTGGCCATTCTGGAGATGGCCCGTGCCCTGCCGGACCTGCGTCATCTGGTCTATGCCAGTTCGTCATCTGTTTACGGAGGCGATCTGGAAGCCCCGTTTCGGGAGTCGGAACGGATTGAGAGGCCACTTTCTCTATATGCCGCGACAAAGCGTGCTGATGAGCTGATGAGCGCGGCTTATGATCACTTGTTTGGGATTCCTCAGACCGGTTTGCGCTTTTTTACGGCATATGGTCCGTGGGGGCGACCGGATATGGCTTATTATGCCTTCGCCAAAGCCATTACTCAGGGAGAGGAAATCCAGCTTTTCGATCATGGCCGGTTGAAGAGGGATTTTACCTATATTGATGATATTGTGGACGGGGTGATTCGCTGTCTCGACCGCCCACCCAGTTCAGCGGACGGCGCACGTCTGATCAATATCGGCAATAACAGGCCGGAGGAAGTCTCGTATCTCGTTCAATGTCTGGAAAAGGCGATCGGGAAAAAAGCGATGATCCGGACGTTACCCTGCCCCTTGACGGATGTGCAGGAAACCGCAGCCGATATCACACTGATTCATGAACTGACGGGTTTCAAGCCACGAACGGAACTGGATGAAGGAATTCGCCGCTTTGTGGCGTGGTTCCGCGATTACCATCGCGTCTAAGGCTTTCTCCTTTCTGTAGGGCGTCTGTGGGGCGGAAAAATGCGGTTGATGTCAAAAAACTGAAAAACCTGCTTGACCGCGACCAACTTATCCCCTAGATACCCGTCCACCGAGACGGACGGCTACTTGATCTTTTCTCTCGGTTGGGATAATATCCCGGGCTTCGTTAAATCGGAATGTCAATCTTAACCTGAGGCGGATGCTTCGGGGTGGGTTTGATTTTTGTTTTTGTTCTTTGAAATTTGCATGAAGATATGAAGGGATACGCGGGCGGCGTTTTGCTGAGCTTTAGTTAGCTTGGTATGTATCTGGTGGACTGATTACTTTTGGTCTTTCTTTGGTATTGACGCTTGCTTTTGATGTATCTTGGATGCGTTGACAGTATGTTTCGAGACTGACGGTTTTAGGACTGTTAGTGAGACCAAGGGTCGTTCGTTATGTTGGGTGCTTTTGGGTGCCTGGCTTGATGAACCTGAGAGTTTGATCCTGGCTCAGAGCGAACGCTGGCGGCATGCTTAACACATGCAAGTCGCACGGTTTGGTTTCGGCCGGACAGTGGCGGACGGGTGAGTAACGCGTAGGTATCTGTCCTGGGGTGGGGGATAACTGTGGGAAACTACAGCTAATACCGCATGACACCTGAGGGTCAAAGGCGCAAGTCGCCTTGGGAGGAGCCTGCGTTCGATTAGGTAGTTGGTGGGGTAAAGGCCTACCAAGCCTACGATCGATAGCTGGTCTGAGAGGATGATCAGCCACACTGGGACTGAGACACGGCCCAGACTCCTACGGGAGGCAGCAGTGGGGAATATTGGACAATGGGCGCAAGCCTGATCCAGCAATGCCGCGTGTGTGAAGAAGGTCTTCGGATTGTAAAGCACTTTCGGCGGGGACGATGATGACGGTACCCGCAGAAGAAGCCCCGGCTAACTTCGTGCCAGCAGCCGCGGTAATACGAAGGGGGCTAGCGTTGCTCGGAATGACTGGGCGTAAAGGGCGCGTAGGCGGTTCGTACAGTCAGATGTGAAATTCCCGGGCTCAACCTGGGGGCTGCATTTGATACGTGCGGGCTGGAGTGTGAGAGAGGGTTGTGGAATTCCCAGTGTAGAGGTGAAATTCGTAGATATTGGGAAGAACACCGGTGGCGAAGGCGGCAACCTGGCTCATGACTGACGCTGAGGCGCGAAAGCGTGGGGAGCAAACAGGATTAGATACCCTGGTAGTCCACGCTGTAAACGATGTGTGCTGGATGTTGGGTTACCTAGTAACTCAGTGTCGTAGCTAACGCGGTAAGCACACCGCCTGGGGAGTACGGCCGCAAGGTTGAAACTCAAAGGAATTGACGGGGGCCCGCACAAGCGGTGGAGCATGTGGTTTAATTCGAAGCAACGCGCAGAACCTTACCAGGACTTGACATGGGAGGGCTTTGTCCAGAGATGGACATTTCCGCAAGGACCCTCTGCACAGGTGCTGCATGGCTGTCGTCAGCTCGTGTCGTGAGATGTTGGGTTAAGTCCCGCAACGAGCGCAACCCTCGCCTTTAGTTGCCAGCATGTTTGGGTGGGCACTCTAAAGGAACTGCCGGTGACAAGCCGGAGGAAGGTGGGGATGACGTCAAGTCCTCATGGCCCTTATGTCCTGGGCTACACACGTGCTACAATGGCGGTGACAGTGGGAAGCTAGGCAGTGATGCCATGCTGATCTCAAAAAGCCGTCTCAGTTCGGATTGCACTCTGCAACTCGAGTGCATGAAGGTGGAATCGCTAGTAATCGCGGATCAGCATGCCGCGGTGAATACGTTCCCGGGCCTTGTACACACCGCCCGTCACACCATGGGAGTTGGTTTGACCTTAAGCCGGTGCGCGAACCCGCAAGGGACGCAGCCGACCACGGTCGGGTCAGCGACTGGGGTGAAGTCGTAACAAGGTAGCCGTAGGGGAACCTGCGGCTGGATCACCTCCTTTCAAGGAACTGTCCTGAGTTTTGTCCATGCGAATGGATGAATTGGGATGGTTTTATAAGAAGTCCTTCGATGGGATCGTCGAAGGCACTGTCAACCTGGTGCACCTGCCTTGGCAGGAAGCGCCGTCCACGTATCCCTTCTGCGAAAGATGGACTGGATTGTCATTGAAAGATGATGGTCTGGTTTGTTTTTTGCTGCGACGATATCTGCTTGGGGCTAGTAGCTCAGCTGGTTAGAGCACACGCTTGATAAGCGTGGGGTCGGAGGTTCAAATCCTCCCTGGCCCACCATGATGATCGGCTGCTTTTTGAGCAAGTGGCTGGTTTGATGTGATGGGGGTGTAGCTCAGCTGGGAGAGCACCTGCTTTGCAAGCAGGGGGTCGTCGGTTCGAACCCGATCACCTCCACCATTGCGTGTGGTGACTGGCGGTTTGCCGACAGGTTCCCTTATCGTCGCATGGGTTAAAAGTTTCCGGTGATTATCTGGCCCCGGTTGGGTCCTGATATCATGCGGGATGGGTCTTTTTAGGAAGGCTCTGCTATTGTTCTTTGTTATGGTGAATATGTTCTGGTGCGCCTCTGCGCATGCCTTGACCGGTTGTCTGACCGGATTGACGGGGAGACCTGTCGTCCACGGTGAAGGGTATCATGATCAGAGGCGTTTAAGATGTGCTGAGTAAAATCACGCAGAAGCGTTGCACTGCAAGGTGTGGATGTCTTCTGTGCATGATGAGCACGGATTGGTTGACCGATCTGTGTTAGCTCTTGAGCGCGATAAGGGCATTCGGTGGATGCCTTGGCACTAGGAGGCGATGAAGGACGTGGCACGCTGCGAAAAGCCATGGGGAGCCGCGAGCAGGCATTGATCCGTGGATATCCGAATGGGGCAACCCCTCCGCAAGGAGATCACGATCTGAATACATAGGGTCGTGAGGCGAACCCGGGGAACTGAAACATCTCAGTACCTGGAGGAAAAGACATCAACAGAGATTCCGTCAGTAGTGGCGAGCGAAAGCGGAAGAGGCCAGTGCCTTAGTATTGTGTAGCGGAACGGTCTGGAAAGTCCGGCGACAAAGGGTGATAGCCCCGTATGCGATAGCGATATTAAGGACATGAGTAAGGCGGGACACGTGAAATCCTGTCTGAACATGGGGGGACCACCCTCCAAGCCTAAATACTCCCTAGTGACCGATAGTGAACAAGTACCGTGAGGGAAAGGTGAAAAGCACCCCGACGAGGGGAGTGAAATAGACCTGAAACCGAATGCCTACAAGCAGTCGGAGCCGCATCTGCGGTGACGGCGTACCTTTTGTATAATGGGTCAGCGAGTTTCTGTTTGCAGCAAGCTTAAGCCGATAGGTGTAGGCGCAGCGAAAGCGAGTCTGAATAGGGCGTCAAGTTGCAGGTAGAAGACCCGAAACCGAGTGATCTAGCCATGGCCAGGCTGAAGGTGCGGTAACACGCACTGGAGGGCCGAACCCACGCCTGTTGAAAAAGTCGGGGATGAGCTGTGGCTAGGGGTGAAAGGCCAATCAAACTCGGAGATAGCTGGTTCTCCGCGAAATCTATTGAGGTAGATCGTCGCGTGTTTACCCCCGGGGGTAGAGCACTGGATGGGCTAGGGGGCTCCAAAGGCTTACCAAACCTAACCAAACTCCGAATACCGGGAAGTATAGCGCGGCAGACAGTCCATGGGTGCTAAGGTCCGTGGACGAGAGGGAAACAGCCCAGACCGCCAGCTAAGGTCCCCAAGTTGTGGCTAAGTGGGAAAGGATGTGGGAATTCCAAAACAACCAGGAGGTTGGCTTAGAAGCAGCCATCCTTTAAAGAAAGCGTAATAGCTCACTGGTCTAATAGAAATCCTGCGCCGAAAATGTAACGGGGCTCAAGCCACACACCGAAGCTGCGGGTGTAGAGTGATCTACGCGGTAGCGGAGCGTTCCGTAGGCCTGTGAAGGGAGATGGGGTGACCCCTCCTGGAGGTATCGGAAGTGCGAATGCTGACATGAGTAGCGACAAACAGTGCGAGAAACACTGTCGCCGAAAGTCCAAGGGTTCCTGCGCAAGGTTAATCCACGCAGGGTGAGCCGGCCCCTAAGGCGAGGGCGAAAGCCGTAGTCGATGGGAATCAGGTGAATATTCCTGAGCCTGCTGGAAGTGACGAATGTGAAGCGTTGTGGGGACTTACTGGATTGCCCCTGCAGCCGGATCGTTCCGGGAAATAGCTCCAGCGAATAGACCGTACCCGAAACCGACACAGGTGGACTGGTAGAGCATACCAAGGCGCTTGAGAGAACGATGTCGAAGGAACTAGGCAAATTGCTTGCGTAACTTCGGGATAAGCAAGACCCATGTCCGGGCAACCGGGTGTGGGTGGCACAGACCAGGGGGTAGCGACTGTTTAGTAAAAACACAGGGCTCTGCGAAGTCGAGAGACGACGTATAGGGTCTGACGCCTGCCCGGTGCCGGAAGGTTAAGAGGAGGTGTGCAAGCACTGAATTGAAGCCCCGGTAAACGGCGGCCGTAACTATAACGGTCCTAAGGTAGCGAAATTCCTTGTCGGGTAAGTTCCGACCTGCACGAATGGCGTAACGACTTCCCCACTGTCTCCGGCATCGGCTCAGCGAAATTGAATTCCCCGTGAAGATGCGGGGTACCCGCGGTCAGACGGAAAGACCCTATGAACCTTTACTGCAGCTTTGCAGTGGCACCAGGAAAATGCTGTGTAGGATAGGTGGGAGGCTTTGAAGCATGGGCGCTAGCTTGTGTGGAGCCAACCTTGAAATACCACCCTGCGTTTTTCTGGTGTCTAACCGAGACCGGTCAGCCCGGTCCGGGACCCTGCATGGCGGGCAGTTTGACTGGGGCGGTCGCCTCCCAAATGGTAACGGAGGCGCGCGATGGTGGGCTCAAGCCGGTCGGACATCGGCTGTTGAGTGCAATGGCATAAGCCCGCCTGACTGCGAGAGCGACAGTTCGAGCAGAGACGAAAGTCGGCCATAGTGATCCGGTGGTCCCGCGTGGAAGGGCCATCGCTCAACGGATAAAAGGTACTCTAGGGATAACAGGCTGATCTCCCCCAAGAGTCCACATCGACGGGGAGGTTTGGCACCTCGATGTCGGCTCATCACATCCTGGGGCTGGAGCAGGTCCCAAGGGTTCGGCTGTTCGCCGATTAAAGTGGTACGTGAGCTGGGTTTAGAACGTCGTGAGACAGTTCGGTCCCTATCTGCCGTGGGTGTTGGAGACTTGAGAGGATCTGTCCCTAGTACGAGAGGACCGGGATGGACGCACCTCTGGTGCACCGGTTGTCGCGCCAGCGGCACAGCCGGGTAGCTATGTGCGGACGGGATAACCGCTGAAAGCATCTAAGCGGGAAACCCACCTCAAAACCAGGTCTCCCTGAGGGCCGTGAAAGACCATCACGTCGATAGGCCAGGTGTATACGTGCGGTAACGCACTCAGCTAACTGGTCCTAATAGCCCGATAGGCTCAAGAACTTCCATCATGCACAGAAGTCATCCACACATGACACACAGCACATCCTAAAAACACCAGAACATCCCATCACAACACCACCACCAAAAAGGTGGGTTGGACGACCTGGTGGCTATGGCGGGGAAACTACACCCGATCCCATCCCGAACTCGGACGTGAAATGCCCCAGCGCCCATGGTACTGCATCTCAAGATGCGGGAGAGTAGGTCGCCGCCAGGTCTTCCAACCCACCTCTATCGCTACCTACCACCACAAACGCGGGGTGGAGCAGCCCGGTAGCTCGTCAGGCTCATAACCTGAAGGCCGCAGGTTCAAATCCTGCCCCCGCAACCACTTCCAGACTTTGAAATAGAAACCATCAAGCCGATCCCTCAATAATAGGGATGGGCTTATTTTCGTACGTACTCAATACAATAAGCAATCAAGCAGCGACTAGACACGCTGAAATGTGACTTATTGCAACGGCTACTCCCCATCGTAAAACAAGATGATTACAGTCGTGGCATGGAAATAGTGCCGCATATTCTGATCGTTGATGATGACCGGGAAATCAGGGAACTCTTGGCCAGATTCCTGGAGAAAAATCGTTTCCGTGTGACCGCAGTCCGTGATAGCCGCGAGGCGCGCCGGGCTTGGGTCAACGGGCATTTTCAGTTGCTTGTTCTTGACCTGATGCTGCCAGGAGAAGGTGGCCTTGATCTGGCTCGCTGGGTTAGGTCCCAGTCTGTGGTTCCGATTGTTATGCTGACTGCCATGGGTGAGGAGACGGATCGCATCGTGGGCCTTGAAATTGGCGCTGATGACTATGTGGCCAAACCTTTTAACCCCCGGGAATTGCTTGCCCGCATCCGTGCGGTTCTCAGGCGGACGGAAGGAGAATTGAGAACTGTTGAGACAGCCAATCAGAAGAGCAGGCGTTTTGCCGGATGGGTATTGGAGCCAGCCCGCAGGCGTCTGATCAATCCGGAAGGGGCGGAAGTTCCCTTGACCGGGGGAGAGTACGATTTGCTGAGTGCGCTTGTGGATCGCCCTAACCGTGTTTTGACCCGTGATATGCTGCTTGATCTGCTGCGGGGGCGTCAGGCCGGCCCGTTTGATCGGGCCATTGATGTGGCAATCAGCCGCCTGCGCCGTAAGCTGGAGGATGATGGTCGCCAGTCGCAACTGATCAAGACGGTTCGGAGCGGTGGATACGTGCTGGCTGCTACCGTTGAAGTGATTTGATGGCCCTTATCGTGGAGCTTCAGTCATAATGAGGTTCCCATTATGGCCACGTAGCCTTGCAAATCGCACGGCGCTGGTTTTGACCAGTGTTCTGGTCATTGTTCAGTTGGCAGGGCTGGCCATTCACGCTCTGGATCGTATCGATCTTCAGCAATTGGCTCAGGCAAGATATGTAGGAAGCCGCATATCGCTGATTTATCGCAGCATCATGTCGGTTCCTCCAGAAGAGCGCCAGGCGTTGATCCAGCGTATGGATCTGCCCCCAGGGTATCGTCTGACTCTGAGCGAGGCCCCTCCTCTGGGTGATTCCCAGCCCATTCCGCAGACATGGATGCAGCTCCTGCGGGCTGGGATGAGTTTCGGGCCGCCAATGCAGGATATGCATCCGGTCAGTGTCATTGTCAGATTGGACAAGCCCAGGCGGATGCTGCTGGTGAGTCTGCAGATGCCAGCGGTTACAGATGAAATGGATGGTAAGATGCATGAGCATCTATCCGGTGAGTCTGAAGGCAGGTCTCTTTCGTGGCATTTCTTGGTTGGAAAAGCGGGGAAACAGTGGCTGACGTTGCACATTCCTCTTCCGCCCGTTGAGCCATGGCATTCACCAACATTTCTGGCGGCTTTTATCCTGATGACGTTAACGGCTGCATGTCTAAGTATCTGGGCAACCCGTCGTCTGATTGCCCCTGTGCGTACCCTGTCTCATGCTGCGGAGGCATTGGGGCGTGATGTGAATGCGCCACCGCTAGAAGAAAAGGGGCCGCGTGAAATTGTTCAGGCGGCACAGATCTTTAACGTTATGGCGGCCCGTATCCGTCGTTTTGTACAGGACCGGACCTTCATTCTCTCAGCCATCGGTCATGATCTGCGGACGCCAATCACGCGGCTCAAATTAAGAGCGGAATTTATTGATGATGAGGAACTGCGCCGGCGCATGATCGCCGATCTGGATGAGCTTGAAGAAATGGTCAGTGCCACTCTGGCATTCGGGCGAGATGCGGATATGCAGGAGCCGATGGTACTGCTTGATTTACCGGAACTGGCAAAGACAATCCTTGATGAAGCAGCCGATGCGCGTCCGGACTATACTGAGCGGCTTCACTATATAGGTCCAGATCATTTGCCAGTACGTGGAAGAACATTGCCACTGAAGCGGGCCATTACGAATCTGCTGAATAATGCGCTCGCCTATGGAGGCAGTGCGACCATACGGATTAGCTTGCCAGTGAATGGAATGGTCAGGCTGGATATCGAGGATGAGGGGCCAGGTATTCCGCCTGAGGATATGGACAGGGTCTTTGACCCTTACCAAAGGCTGGAAGGCAGCCGCAGCAAGGAAACCGGCGGTTTTGGGCTGGGACTGCCCATTGCCCGCAATATTCTACGTGCTCATGGCGGTGATGTCGTTCTTGGCAATCGCCGCGAGGGAGGGGCCTGTGCCTCGGTCACCTTACCCATCTAACGAGACGTGACCGAGGAGAGGAGACGGAACGGAACTTTACGCAGCTGCGCAAGCAGGTTCCTTGACGACGATACGGGTCCATCCATGGGTATCAGCCAAGGTGCCATACTGGATACCGATGATGGTGTCATAGAGTCTCTGGGTCAGATCACCGATCTTTCCCCGATTGATGATGATCTTCTGGCCACGGTAGCCAAGCTCCCCGATCGGAGAAAT is from Granulibacter bethesdensis and encodes:
- a CDS encoding YMGG-like glycine zipper-containing protein, whose amino-acid sequence is MYSRIAGRIFLAASILGLGACTNPYDPGQRAMGGAALGAGGGAALGAIAGGGRGAAIGALAGGALGAVGGAVTTPQQNAYPTGYYQRPAPPPGRYGY
- the argB gene encoding acetylglutamate kinase, which translates into the protein MIGASQTEVHVNTDDFGSAGEQARILAHALPFMRRYAGATVVVKYGGHAMGDERLAEQFGADIALLKQVGINPVVVHGGGPQINDMLKRLAIQSRFVDGLRVTDAAMVEVVEMVLAGTVNKMVAGLINRAGAMAVGICGKDGGLIHARKLQRTTMDPDSHIEKALDLGFVGEPAHIDVRVIHALTGAGLIPVIAPVGIGEDGQTYNINADSAAGAIAGALGAKRLLMLTDVPGVLDTDKKLIPEMSADDVKAGIADGTITGGMIPKVECCIDAVEKGVRGAVILDGRQPHACLLEMFTEGGIGTLIRG
- the cysG gene encoding siroheme synthase CysG, which encodes MMAKWISSGSKAAYCGVEEGFTDMRHYPAFMDIIGRKALVIGQGESADRKAQALRRAGAEVNIAPTFKPSLLDGCAIAIGAEAPDEDLQALSRTAIERGIPVNIVDRPELCSFITPAIVDRSPLTIAISSGGAAPVLARLLRAKIEALVSPNYARLATLAEQFKDRVRTAFPDMAIRRRALETLLTGPAADLALSGQEDGARKLFEAAISQPDTISRKGIVYLVGAGPGAPDLLTLRAQRLLGEADVIVHDRLVTDEILDMGRRDASRIFVGKARANHCMRQEDINALLVRLGQEGKRVVRLKGGDPLIFGRGGEEAEALAEAGIPFEIVPGITAALGCAAASNIPLTHREAARAVTFMTGHTRDGTLEMDFHGAVQLGGTLAVYMGIVTLPRLRDGLLAAGLPADTPAALIERGGTEAQRTLFGTLDHLVATAPDWTAGGPALVLVGQAVGRAVPDHRD
- a CDS encoding NAD-dependent epimerase/dehydratase family protein, with translation MPVLVTGVAGFIGFHVARALMRQGETVIGIDNLNSYYDVGLKRARLAVLEREARFSFVKVDLADRVAMAEFTRSCYSVDRIVHLAAQAGVRYSLLDPYAYVASNIMGHLAILEMARALPDLRHLVYASSSSVYGGDLEAPFRESERIERPLSLYAATKRADELMSAAYDHLFGIPQTGLRFFTAYGPWGRPDMAYYAFAKAITQGEEIQLFDHGRLKRDFTYIDDIVDGVIRCLDRPPSSADGARLINIGNNRPEEVSYLVQCLEKAIGKKAMIRTLPCPLTDVQETAADITLIHELTGFKPRTELDEGIRRFVAWFRDYHRV
- a CDS encoding response regulator; the encoded protein is MEIVPHILIVDDDREIRELLARFLEKNRFRVTAVRDSREARRAWVNGHFQLLVLDLMLPGEGGLDLARWVRSQSVVPIVMLTAMGEETDRIVGLEIGADDYVAKPFNPRELLARIRAVLRRTEGELRTVETANQKSRRFAGWVLEPARRRLINPEGAEVPLTGGEYDLLSALVDRPNRVLTRDMLLDLLRGRQAGPFDRAIDVAISRLRRKLEDDGRQSQLIKTVRSGGYVLAATVEVI
- a CDS encoding ATP-binding protein yields the protein MRFPLWPRSLANRTALVLTSVLVIVQLAGLAIHALDRIDLQQLAQARYVGSRISLIYRSIMSVPPEERQALIQRMDLPPGYRLTLSEAPPLGDSQPIPQTWMQLLRAGMSFGPPMQDMHPVSVIVRLDKPRRMLLVSLQMPAVTDEMDGKMHEHLSGESEGRSLSWHFLVGKAGKQWLTLHIPLPPVEPWHSPTFLAAFILMTLTAACLSIWATRRLIAPVRTLSHAAEALGRDVNAPPLEEKGPREIVQAAQIFNVMAARIRRFVQDRTFILSAIGHDLRTPITRLKLRAEFIDDEELRRRMIADLDELEEMVSATLAFGRDADMQEPMVLLDLPELAKTILDEAADARPDYTERLHYIGPDHLPVRGRTLPLKRAITNLLNNALAYGGSATIRISLPVNGMVRLDIEDEGPGIPPEDMDRVFDPYQRLEGSRSKETGGFGLGLPIARNILRAHGGDVVLGNRREGGACASVTLPI